From the genome of Marixanthomonas ophiurae, one region includes:
- the lpxK gene encoding tetraacyldisaccharide 4'-kinase — protein sequence MKTLRTLLFPFAVLYGWVTGFRNYLYNKNILKSTEFNLPIICVGNLSTGGTGKSPMIEFLIETLQNDYKIAVLSRGYKRKTSGYLEVLPSHTAEETGDEPLQFKKKFPNVTVAVCADRRTGIKQLQKKTEVILLDDAFQHRKVKADTNILLTPFHDLYINDYMLPTGDLREPRSGAKRADIIVITKCPTKVPYSKLQEIEFVIPLQNHQKIYFSTIGYDDTIYGKAESLPLDYLIDKKFTLVTGIANPKPLVDFMKNKNFQFTHMKYADHHHFSSEEIERLKKEELILTTEKDFMRLQHKIDKFALYYLPITTKIKNGQEQYFKESILKRVEAKFKN from the coding sequence ATGAAAACACTGCGCACCTTATTATTCCCTTTTGCTGTTTTGTATGGTTGGGTAACCGGTTTTAGAAATTATCTGTACAATAAAAATATTCTAAAAAGCACAGAATTTAATTTACCTATAATTTGCGTGGGGAATCTTTCGACAGGTGGGACGGGAAAATCCCCTATGATTGAGTTTTTGATTGAAACCTTACAGAACGACTATAAAATAGCAGTGTTAAGCCGCGGTTATAAACGGAAAACATCAGGCTACTTAGAAGTGTTACCCTCACACACTGCTGAAGAAACCGGAGACGAACCACTTCAGTTTAAAAAGAAATTTCCAAATGTAACCGTTGCCGTTTGTGCCGATAGAAGAACTGGGATTAAACAGCTTCAGAAAAAAACAGAAGTGATTTTGCTAGATGATGCGTTTCAACACCGAAAAGTAAAAGCCGATACCAATATCTTGTTAACGCCTTTTCACGATTTGTATATAAACGATTATATGTTGCCAACAGGTGATTTGCGTGAGCCAAGAAGTGGTGCTAAACGAGCCGATATTATTGTAATTACTAAATGCCCCACCAAAGTACCGTATTCAAAACTGCAGGAAATTGAATTTGTAATACCTTTGCAAAATCATCAAAAAATCTATTTTTCTACCATTGGATATGATGATACAATTTATGGGAAAGCAGAAAGCCTCCCATTAGATTACCTAATAGATAAAAAATTTACTTTGGTTACGGGTATTGCCAATCCTAAACCATTAGTCGATTTTATGAAAAACAAAAACTTTCAGTTTACTCATATGAAATATGCAGATCATCATCATTTTTCTTCAGAAGAAATTGAAAGATTAAAAAAAGAAGAACTTATTTTAACTACTGAAAAAGACTTTATGCGTTTACAGCACAAAATCGATAAATTTGCATTGTATTACTTACCTATTACCACGAAAATAAAGAACGGGCAAGAGCAATATTTTAAAGAGTCCATCTTAAAGCGAGTTGAAGCAAAATTTAAAAATTAA
- a CDS encoding response regulator codes for MHKALFKHTWLPLFFTLFLTAAAVMAQKQETDTVALIKKTREKAIQAIHKQDFDVAILKLNEANKLALNSKDDLLKSDIRYHIAELHYHLQNFQKASEEINKSITLIETLYSNEKEIAKAYTLKGLILLNTGNYTESELYLKDAYKIFIKSNDEAGQGQVISGLGQLDLQKKNYKSAINYFDAAIPLLKNNNFSYKEAEVHLKKAEAFINLNSSPQSINLNKAKASLDKALTIIDTNSFTKLKTDSYKTISYIALKENDYKKSEENLSLYEKKSEELYKTYMDAVSKGVDVESNVGDLNEIIATQKDDLDKKQKSIKFTQMTTGLSIALIVILSLLTLSLYKNNNLRAKANNLLKDKNTELQLAKEKAEKASLAKAQFLSTITHELRTPLYAVTGLTHLLLEEDPKDHQKEHLNSLKFSGEYLLSLINNILDLNKLEANKVELERTSFNLKKRINDVLVALKKSADDKKNKLHLEFDESIPNKLVGDPLKLSQILINLIGNSLKFTQNGDVTVRVQSLEQKKNKIQLHFEIEDNGVGISRKKQKSIFETFSQGSLQINRKFGGTGLGLSIVKNLLELMNSKINLDSQLGKGSKFWFNLTLSVSEEAQEDKNPNNIIYDVDYVALENKSILVVEDNKINQMITKKILEKNHMKCMVADNGMDAIKIVKENKFDVILMDIHMPGISGIEATQKIRDFDKQIPIIALTAVTVDENLDDFYRAGFNDIIPKPFKTEEFFEKIYRTIKNKKLPVDS; via the coding sequence ATGCACAAAGCATTATTTAAACATACGTGGTTACCATTGTTCTTCACCTTATTTTTAACGGCAGCAGCCGTTATGGCACAAAAGCAAGAAACAGATACGGTTGCTTTAATAAAAAAAACCCGAGAAAAAGCCATTCAAGCTATCCACAAACAAGATTTTGATGTAGCCATTTTAAAACTTAATGAAGCTAATAAATTAGCACTAAATTCTAAAGACGATCTTTTAAAGTCGGACATTCGGTACCACATTGCAGAACTGCATTATCATCTTCAGAATTTTCAAAAGGCTTCCGAAGAAATAAATAAATCTATTACCCTTATAGAAACCCTTTACAGTAATGAAAAGGAAATTGCTAAAGCATACACCTTAAAAGGATTAATACTACTTAATACTGGAAATTATACTGAGTCTGAACTTTATTTAAAAGATGCCTACAAAATATTCATAAAATCAAATGATGAAGCTGGTCAAGGACAAGTTATTTCAGGCTTGGGCCAATTAGATTTACAAAAAAAGAATTATAAGTCTGCCATAAATTATTTTGATGCTGCTATTCCTTTATTAAAAAATAATAATTTTAGTTATAAAGAAGCTGAAGTACATTTAAAAAAGGCTGAAGCATTTATAAACTTAAATAGCAGTCCTCAATCAATCAACCTTAATAAAGCAAAAGCTTCCTTAGATAAAGCTCTTACCATAATAGACACTAATTCATTTACAAAATTAAAAACAGATAGTTATAAAACCATTTCGTATATAGCTCTTAAAGAGAATGATTATAAAAAATCTGAAGAAAATCTTTCCCTCTACGAAAAAAAGAGTGAAGAGCTCTACAAAACATATATGGATGCTGTTTCAAAAGGAGTAGATGTAGAGTCTAATGTTGGAGACCTTAATGAAATTATCGCCACTCAAAAAGATGACCTAGATAAAAAGCAAAAGTCCATCAAGTTTACTCAAATGACCACTGGTTTGAGTATCGCACTAATTGTAATACTTTCCCTACTAACATTATCACTCTATAAAAACAATAACTTACGAGCAAAGGCAAACAACTTATTAAAAGATAAAAACACTGAATTACAGTTAGCGAAAGAGAAAGCCGAAAAAGCATCTTTGGCCAAAGCACAATTTTTATCTACAATAACACACGAATTAAGAACGCCCTTATATGCCGTAACCGGTCTCACACACTTATTGCTTGAAGAAGACCCTAAAGACCACCAAAAGGAGCACTTAAACTCTTTAAAGTTTTCAGGAGAATACTTACTATCTTTAATTAATAACATATTAGACCTCAATAAACTAGAAGCTAACAAAGTAGAACTTGAACGAACTTCTTTTAATCTAAAAAAACGGATTAACGATGTGCTGGTTGCACTCAAAAAATCTGCTGACGACAAAAAGAACAAGCTCCATTTAGAGTTTGACGAAAGTATTCCTAATAAGTTAGTTGGCGACCCTTTAAAGCTATCCCAAATTTTAATAAACTTAATTGGGAATTCATTGAAGTTTACACAAAATGGAGATGTTACCGTTCGTGTTCAGAGCTTGGAGCAAAAGAAAAATAAAATACAATTGCACTTTGAAATTGAAGACAATGGCGTAGGAATTTCACGCAAAAAACAGAAAAGTATTTTTGAAACATTCTCTCAAGGATCCCTTCAAATTAACCGGAAGTTTGGTGGTACTGGTCTTGGGCTTTCCATTGTTAAAAACTTACTCGAATTAATGAACAGTAAAATAAATTTAGACAGCCAATTGGGTAAAGGCTCTAAGTTTTGGTTTAACTTAACACTGTCCGTTTCTGAAGAAGCCCAAGAAGATAAAAACCCAAACAATATTATTTACGACGTAGACTACGTAGCACTGGAAAACAAATCTATTTTAGTGGTTGAGGATAACAAAATCAACCAAATGATTACTAAGAAAATACTAGAAAAAAATCATATGAAGTGTATGGTTGCAGATAACGGAATGGATGCCATTAAAATAGTGAAAGAAAATAAATTTGATGTTATCCTTATGGACATCCATATGCCGGGTATTAGCGGTATTGAAGCAACACAAAAGATAAGAGACTTCGATAAGCAAATTCCAATTATTGCTTTAACTGCAGTTACTGTTGATGAAAACTTAGATGATTTTTACCGTGCTGGTTTTAATGATATAATTCCAAAACCCTTTAAAACTGAAGAGTTCTTCGAGAAAATTTACCGTACTATTAAAAACAAAAAATTACCGGTTGATAGTTAA
- a CDS encoding pyridoxal phosphate-dependent aminotransferase → MPKVSVKGQNMPESPIRKLVPFAEKAYKANKKVYHLNIGQPDIKTPQVAMDAVSLHHLDILAYTRSEGSEGYRKKISAYYHKQNIPVEYNEIIVTTGGSEALLFAMGSITDVDDEIIIPEPFYANYNGFANASGINIVPVISKIENNFALPPISEFEKLITPKTKAILICNPGNPTGYLYSKEEIKKLAEIAKKHDLFLVADEVYREFVYGDEKHYSILQEESMAEHGIIIDSVSKRYSMCGARIGCLVTKNKQVLSTALKFAQARLSPPTFAQIASEAALQTPQSYFDDVTKEYKERRDLLIEKLNEIPGVKVGTPKGAFYCIAELPIKDSDVFAQWLLEDFDLNGETVMVAPAAGFYSTPGVGKNQVRIAYVLKKDSLIRAVEILKTALEQYPNN, encoded by the coding sequence ATGCCTAAAGTATCCGTAAAAGGGCAAAACATGCCCGAATCGCCAATAAGAAAACTGGTGCCATTTGCCGAAAAAGCTTATAAAGCAAATAAAAAAGTATATCACTTAAATATAGGCCAACCCGATATTAAAACACCGCAAGTTGCCATGGATGCTGTTTCACTGCATCATCTTGATATTTTAGCATATACGCGCTCTGAAGGTTCTGAAGGCTACCGTAAAAAAATTTCAGCCTATTATCACAAACAAAATATCCCTGTAGAATACAACGAAATTATTGTTACCACAGGTGGTAGTGAAGCATTACTTTTTGCTATGGGAAGTATTACCGATGTTGATGATGAAATTATAATACCAGAGCCATTTTACGCTAACTACAATGGTTTTGCAAATGCTTCGGGAATTAATATTGTTCCGGTTATTTCAAAAATAGAAAACAATTTTGCGCTTCCTCCTATTTCAGAATTTGAGAAATTGATCACTCCAAAAACAAAGGCAATATTAATTTGTAACCCGGGGAACCCAACAGGCTATCTATATTCTAAAGAAGAAATTAAAAAACTGGCCGAAATCGCTAAAAAACATGACTTATTTTTGGTCGCCGACGAGGTGTATCGCGAGTTTGTATATGGGGATGAAAAGCACTACTCTATTCTTCAAGAAGAAAGCATGGCCGAACACGGAATCATCATAGACTCCGTTTCAAAACGCTACAGTATGTGTGGGGCTCGAATTGGGTGCTTAGTCACTAAAAACAAACAAGTACTTAGTACCGCATTAAAATTTGCCCAAGCGAGATTAAGCCCTCCAACATTTGCACAAATTGCCAGCGAAGCTGCCTTACAAACACCACAAAGTTATTTTGATGACGTAACCAAGGAATACAAAGAACGGCGTGATCTGCTAATTGAAAAATTAAATGAAATTCCAGGTGTAAAAGTTGGCACTCCTAAAGGCGCCTTTTATTGTATTGCCGAACTACCCATAAAGGATAGTGACGTATTTGCGCAATGGTTACTAGAAGATTTTGACCTAAATGGCGAGACGGTAATGGTAGCACCAGCTGCAGGATTTTATTCCACCCCAGGTGTAGGTAAAAACCAAGTACGTATTGCCTATGTATTAAAAAAGGACAGCCTTATAAGAGCCGTAGAAATTCTTAAAACTGCACTTGAACAATACCCTAATAATTAA
- the lipA gene encoding lipoyl synthase, protein MSTQTLQRTKPTPKPKWLRVKLPTGKKYTELRGLVDKYDLHTICTSGSCPNMGECWTEGTATFMILGNTCTRSCGFCGVKTGRPDTIDWDEPEKVGRSIKLMDIKHAVITSVDRDDLKDMGSIIWAETVKAIRRMNPNTTLETLIPDFQGETRNIDRIIAVKPEVVSHNMETVKRLTREVRIQAKYERSLEVLNYLKQQGIERTKSGIMLGLGEQEDEVIETLEDLRSVGLNIVTIGQYLQPSKKHLPVKEFITPEQFKKYETIGLEMGFRHVESGALVRSSYKAQKHLT, encoded by the coding sequence ATGAGCACACAAACATTGCAACGGACAAAACCAACCCCAAAACCAAAATGGTTACGTGTAAAATTACCAACTGGTAAAAAATATACTGAATTACGCGGATTGGTTGATAAGTATGATCTTCACACTATTTGCACCTCCGGAAGCTGCCCCAACATGGGCGAATGCTGGACCGAAGGAACTGCAACCTTTATGATCTTGGGAAACACCTGTACCCGATCATGTGGTTTTTGTGGTGTAAAAACCGGAAGGCCAGACACCATAGATTGGGACGAGCCTGAAAAAGTAGGCCGCTCTATTAAATTAATGGACATTAAACATGCTGTGATTACCTCAGTAGATCGTGACGATTTAAAAGATATGGGCTCTATAATCTGGGCTGAAACGGTTAAAGCAATCCGCCGTATGAATCCCAATACCACTCTAGAAACCCTTATACCAGATTTTCAAGGCGAAACCCGAAACATAGATCGTATCATTGCGGTAAAGCCAGAAGTGGTTTCGCACAATATGGAAACGGTAAAACGATTAACCCGAGAGGTTCGTATACAAGCAAAATATGAGCGTAGCCTGGAGGTTTTAAACTATTTAAAGCAACAAGGGATTGAACGTACCAAAAGTGGGATTATGTTGGGTCTTGGCGAACAAGAAGACGAAGTAATTGAAACGCTAGAAGATTTACGCTCCGTTGGGTTGAATATTGTAACCATTGGTCAATATTTACAACCTTCTAAAAAGCATTTGCCTGTAAAAGAGTTTATCACCCCAGAACAATTTAAAAAATATGAAACCATAGGCCTTGAAATGGGCTTTCGTCACGTAGAAAGTGGTGCTTTGGTACGATCTTCATATAAAGCCCAAAAACACTTAACATAA
- a CDS encoding fasciclin domain-containing protein has translation MNVLKPLLSICIIASITLACKNDTKEPVKIEEDVVKTAPEKVKKVKKELTVAEKEQLNSVMSKLMVTDETKNFASALVSSGLTDMLSKNKGPYTVFAPSNTAFDSITNEKRRKILDPKNKETLSNLLKNHIVEGEVDSSTLLQKSKGNSNTFKTLGGSTLTIKKQASDLVIVDANGAKAVLGKSDINGSNGLVHVIDKVLSLN, from the coding sequence ATGAATGTATTAAAACCCCTACTATCTATTTGTATCATAGCTTCTATAACCCTTGCTTGTAAAAATGATACAAAGGAGCCTGTAAAAATAGAAGAAGATGTTGTGAAAACAGCTCCGGAAAAAGTAAAAAAAGTTAAGAAAGAGCTTACTGTTGCCGAAAAAGAACAACTAAACAGCGTTATGTCTAAATTAATGGTAACCGATGAAACGAAAAATTTTGCAAGTGCTTTGGTAAGCAGCGGTCTAACTGATATGCTGTCAAAAAACAAAGGCCCCTATACTGTTTTTGCTCCTTCTAACACCGCTTTTGATAGCATAACTAATGAAAAGAGAAGAAAAATTTTAGATCCTAAAAATAAAGAAACGCTAAGCAATTTGCTTAAAAACCATATTGTGGAAGGCGAAGTGGATTCTTCTACGTTGCTTCAAAAAAGTAAAGGAAATTCAAATACATTTAAAACACTTGGGGGTTCAACATTGACTATTAAAAAACAAGCTAGTGATCTTGTAATTGTTGATGCTAATGGAGCAAAAGCTGTTTTAGGTAAAAGTGATATAAATGGTTCCAACGGTTTGGTGCACGTTATTGATAAAGTACTTTCGTTGAATTAA
- the murB gene encoding UDP-N-acetylmuramate dehydrogenase: MQIEEHKSLKDFNTFGIDCSARYFVAVTSVEELKQILSEEKFDNRFILGGGSNMLLTKDINALVIHLNLKGKKVLSETDNKATIQAMAGENWHEFVQYCIKNNFGGLENLSLIPGNVGTAPIQNIGAYGVELKDTFVSCDAIEIATGKERSFTKEDCNFGYRNSIFKNEAKGEYIITSVTFQLTKKNHTLNTGYGAIQQQLAEKSIENPSIKDISDAVIEIRQSKLPDPKKLGNSGSFFKNPVVNSKKFQEFKIQNPEAPYYEISDNEYKIPAGWLIEKAGFKGKRFNDAGVHKKQALVLVNYGNATGNDIWKLALTIQQTVKDKFDIYIEPEVNII; the protein is encoded by the coding sequence ATGCAAATTGAAGAACATAAATCGCTTAAGGATTTTAATACCTTTGGGATAGACTGTTCCGCCAGATATTTTGTTGCGGTCACTTCGGTTGAAGAGTTAAAACAAATTCTTTCAGAAGAAAAATTTGACAACCGCTTTATATTGGGTGGTGGCAGTAATATGCTACTTACCAAAGATATTAATGCATTGGTGATCCACCTTAACCTAAAAGGAAAAAAAGTTCTTTCTGAAACAGACAACAAAGCAACTATTCAAGCCATGGCTGGCGAAAACTGGCACGAATTTGTACAATATTGTATTAAAAATAATTTCGGTGGACTGGAGAACCTATCTTTAATCCCTGGAAATGTAGGAACGGCCCCTATCCAAAACATTGGGGCCTATGGCGTTGAATTAAAGGACACTTTTGTAAGCTGCGATGCTATCGAGATAGCTACCGGTAAAGAACGCAGCTTCACTAAAGAAGATTGTAATTTCGGATACCGAAATTCTATTTTTAAAAACGAAGCTAAAGGCGAATACATTATTACTTCCGTTACGTTTCAGCTCACCAAAAAAAACCATACATTAAATACTGGTTATGGTGCTATACAACAACAATTAGCTGAAAAAAGTATTGAAAATCCATCTATCAAAGATATTTCCGATGCAGTTATTGAGATACGACAATCTAAATTACCAGATCCTAAAAAACTAGGGAATAGCGGGAGTTTCTTTAAAAACCCAGTGGTCAATTCAAAGAAATTTCAGGAATTCAAAATACAAAATCCGGAGGCCCCTTATTACGAAATATCTGATAATGAATATAAAATCCCGGCTGGCTGGCTCATAGAAAAAGCTGGCTTTAAAGGCAAACGATTTAACGATGCCGGTGTCCATAAAAAGCAAGCTTTAGTACTAGTTAATTATGGAAATGCAACTGGCAATGACATCTGGAAACTAGCACTTACCATTCAGCAAACTGTGAAAGACAAATTTGATATTTATATAGAGCCCGAAGTTAATATTATTTAA
- a CDS encoding glycosyltransferase, whose product MVLLYALAAVVLINCGFYILFSKFSFLSSSIPQSEKQYPVSLIVCAKNEAENLKKHIPLWLQQDHPDFELILIDDASSDNTLEVMESFQAENPKIQIVKVKNNEAFWGNKKYALTLGLKRAKNQRLLFTDADCEPASKDWLSTMTACFSEEKRLILGYGAYQKSSGLLNRLIRFETLMTALQYFSYAKANMPYMGVGRNLAYTAKLYYDNKGFMSHIKLPSGDDDLFVNEAATPKNTAICVSENAFTYSIPKKSWKAWWLQKKRHITTAKHYKPLHKFLLGLFYTSNLLFWILTIISFIVANWKIALALVLFRFICQYIIIGKAAKKLKESDLTPFIPFFELFLVCHQMSIFISNSRTKQSRWK is encoded by the coding sequence ATGGTGCTACTCTACGCACTCGCTGCAGTGGTACTTATTAACTGTGGCTTTTATATTCTTTTTTCAAAATTTTCGTTTCTTTCTTCTTCAATACCACAAAGCGAAAAACAATATCCAGTCTCTTTAATTGTTTGCGCAAAAAATGAAGCTGAAAACCTTAAAAAACACATTCCACTTTGGCTGCAACAAGATCATCCTGATTTTGAATTGATTTTAATTGACGATGCTTCAAGCGACAATACGTTAGAAGTTATGGAGTCTTTTCAAGCTGAAAATCCTAAAATTCAGATTGTAAAAGTAAAGAACAACGAAGCCTTTTGGGGTAATAAAAAATACGCCCTTACCTTAGGGCTTAAACGCGCTAAAAATCAACGATTACTCTTTACCGATGCCGATTGTGAACCTGCTTCAAAAGATTGGCTTAGTACGATGACGGCTTGCTTTTCAGAAGAAAAACGACTTATTTTAGGTTATGGAGCCTATCAAAAAAGCAGTGGTTTATTAAACCGATTAATTCGGTTTGAAACTTTGATGACCGCCCTACAATACTTTTCGTATGCAAAAGCCAATATGCCTTATATGGGCGTAGGTCGTAATTTAGCTTACACCGCGAAATTATATTATGACAACAAAGGCTTTATGTCGCATATTAAATTGCCTTCAGGGGATGACGATTTATTTGTAAACGAAGCCGCCACTCCTAAAAATACTGCTATTTGTGTCTCAGAAAATGCATTCACCTATTCCATTCCCAAGAAATCGTGGAAAGCATGGTGGCTTCAGAAAAAAAGACACATTACGACCGCCAAACATTATAAACCCCTTCATAAATTTTTATTAGGATTGTTTTACACTTCAAACTTGTTGTTTTGGATTTTAACTATTATTTCTTTTATAGTTGCTAACTGGAAAATAGCACTCGCCCTAGTTTTATTTCGTTTTATTTGTCAGTACATAATCATTGGAAAAGCTGCCAAAAAACTGAAGGAAAGCGATCTTACCCCATTTATTCCATTCTTCGAACTGTTTTTAGTATGCCACCAAATGAGTATCTTTATTTCGAATAGCAGAACAAAACAAAGCCGGTGGAAGTAA
- a CDS encoding RNA polymerase sigma factor gives MEVTKEDIINKVEHAKNGKQSAFKFLLDTFWNTVYGFQLKRVKSEYEAEDISIETFAKAFDKIETFDPNYEFGTWLVAISKNIQIDKSRRKNASLYKNTTNTSEEHIQKIADHAPTPEDKLIKEQNLTELLRYIKQLKTPYQEVINLRYFQEMSYNEIATQVNEPLSNVKVRLLRARKLLAEIITENS, from the coding sequence GTGGAAGTAACGAAAGAAGATATTATTAATAAAGTAGAACACGCTAAAAATGGCAAACAAAGTGCTTTTAAATTCTTATTAGATACTTTTTGGAATACAGTGTACGGCTTTCAATTAAAGCGTGTAAAAAGTGAATACGAAGCTGAGGATATTTCAATAGAGACCTTCGCTAAAGCGTTTGATAAAATTGAAACCTTTGATCCAAACTATGAATTTGGCACCTGGCTGGTGGCTATTTCAAAAAACATACAGATAGACAAAAGCCGAAGAAAAAATGCTTCATTATATAAAAATACCACCAACACTTCTGAGGAGCATATCCAAAAAATAGCTGACCACGCCCCTACTCCTGAAGATAAGTTAATAAAAGAGCAAAACTTGACCGAATTGCTTCGATATATAAAACAATTAAAAACACCCTATCAAGAGGTTATCAACCTTCGTTATTTCCAGGAAATGAGTTATAATGAAATCGCTACGCAAGTAAACGAGCCATTAAGCAACGTAAAAGTCCGTTTGTTAAGAGCACGGAAGTTATTAGCTGAAATCATTACTGAAAATTCTTAA
- the gap gene encoding type I glyceraldehyde-3-phosphate dehydrogenase, translating to MSKSIKVGINGFGRIGRNLFRLLLDHPKINVVAINDLADARTLSHLLKYDSIHGVLHREVSYTEKSILVNDTSFRFSSEKNIDDINWDGIDIVVESTGKFKLREQLEKHIKADVKKVILSVPPLEDDIKTVVIGINDDILDESDTIISNASCTTNNAAPMLKIIHDLCEIKQAYITTVHSYTTDQSLHDQPHRDLRRARGAAQSIVPTTTGAAKALTKIFPDLASVIGGCGIRVPVPNGSLCDITINVKNKTSIEAINKAFKIASETSLKNILQYTEDPIVSIDIVGNTHSCIFDAGMTSVIGEKMVKIIGWYDNERGYSSRIVDLILQVSIK from the coding sequence ATGTCAAAATCTATTAAAGTTGGTATAAACGGCTTTGGGCGCATAGGCCGAAATCTTTTTAGGCTATTACTCGATCATCCAAAAATTAATGTCGTTGCCATTAATGATTTGGCCGATGCCAGAACGCTATCGCATTTGCTTAAGTATGACAGTATTCACGGCGTGTTACATAGAGAGGTTTCGTATACTGAAAAAAGCATATTAGTTAACGATACGTCGTTCCGTTTTTCTTCTGAAAAAAATATTGACGACATTAATTGGGACGGTATTGATATTGTGGTGGAAAGCACTGGCAAGTTCAAACTTCGTGAACAGTTGGAGAAACATATAAAGGCTGATGTAAAAAAGGTCATTCTTTCGGTTCCTCCGCTTGAAGATGATATAAAAACCGTCGTGATCGGTATTAACGATGATATCTTGGATGAAAGTGACACTATAATTTCAAATGCATCGTGCACCACTAACAATGCGGCACCTATGCTTAAAATAATCCACGATCTTTGCGAAATTAAACAAGCTTACATTACAACTGTACACTCCTACACAACAGACCAAAGCTTGCACGATCAACCCCATAGGGATTTACGTCGAGCACGCGGAGCGGCACAATCCATTGTTCCTACCACCACTGGAGCTGCAAAAGCACTGACCAAAATTTTTCCCGATTTGGCTTCAGTGATTGGCGGATGTGGTATTCGGGTTCCTGTGCCTAACGGTTCTTTATGCGATATTACCATTAATGTAAAAAATAAAACATCAATTGAAGCAATTAATAAAGCGTTCAAAATAGCTTCAGAAACCAGTTTAAAAAACATTCTTCAATACACCGAAGACCCTATTGTTTCTATTGACATTGTGGGCAATACACACTCTTGTATATTTGATGCTGGAATGACTTCGGTAATTGGCGAGAAAATGGTAAAAATAATTGGCTGGTACGACAATGAAAGAGGATATTCATCGAGAATAGTAGATTTAATCTTACAGGTTTCGATTAAATAA
- a CDS encoding membrane or secreted protein, which translates to MGILLITVVLLLLAFAGIAIKIWGKKDGEFAGTCASQSPFLNKGGEPCGFCGKSPDEFENCSEPTHK; encoded by the coding sequence ATGGGAATTTTACTTATTACAGTTGTATTGTTATTGTTGGCTTTTGCAGGGATAGCCATTAAAATATGGGGCAAAAAAGACGGTGAATTTGCCGGTACCTGTGCCAGCCAAAGTCCTTTTTTAAACAAAGGAGGCGAACCTTGTGGATTTTGTGGAAAAAGTCCAGATGAATTTGAAAATTGCTCTGAACCTACCCATAAATAA